TTAGAAACACAATCAGCGACCACTGCGAAAGTATTCCCTCTGTGACCATGTAAACAACGGTGCCGTATGCGCCGGCTATCAGGAAGTAGTAGAAGATCTTTGAGCCGGAATGTCCTAATATGCCCGCAATCGTTTTCGCTCCGGCATCGGCATCATGGACGATGTCTCTGTGATTGTTCGCATGTAAAATCGCCGTGACCAAAAAACCGATAGGAAGGGAGATTATGATTACCGACGTGCTATAGTCTCCGGTAAGAGCATAATACGATCCGAACACCATCAGCGGTCCCATCAACAGAAACACAAGAACGTCCCCAAGCGCCTTATATTTATAGGCTATCGGCTTCCCTGTGTAAGCATAGCCGCCGACCAATCCTGCAACTCCAAGCCAAAGCATGGTTTCCCCTCGCACATAAATCAGTAAAATTCCTAAAAGAGCAGCCACGCCGAAGAGAAGCGATCCCGCTTTAAGCAGTTTTTCCGGCTCCAACAAGCCATCCTGTATTACCCTGCTCGACCCGAAGGTATAGTTCTTATCCACACCCTTTTTATGATCAAAATAATCGCTTATCAGATTCGTGGCAGCGTGATATAGAATCGAACAGACCGCAACAATGGGAAACAGGATCCAGCGGACCTCACCTTCATAATAAATCGCAAGCACCCCACCGACAACGATGGGAACCATTGAAGCCGTGAATGAAAATACCCTTACTGCTTGAATCCAGGCTTTAATCTTACTTCCTGAACCCTGTGAATTATCTGTCATCAGTTCTTCGCTCACAATAACCTCACTTTCTTGATAAGAAATTAATCAATGCCTGAATTGAATAATATGAATCGGAATTTAATTCTCCAAGAGAAATGTTCAGTTAATTAGTTATGTTTCTAATTCCCGGGTCTATCAAATCACGAAAATCATTCTCAGGAATGAGCCCGATTGTCCTATCACCGAATGATTTTTCTACGCTGTTTTGAATTGGTTCAAACGAAAAATCTCCTTCAATAAATAAGAGCATGCGGGAAGTTACAAAATTATCGGCATGATACCTTTGCAGATCCTCGCCCGTGGGAATAAATGAATCAAAGGAGTCGCGACCGGCATAAATCTCAGCGGCGGCGGCTTGGACAGATGACGAATCAAAAGACTGATTATAAAATATATCAGTCATTTCTTTGAAGAAATCCTCAAAAGAGGAATCTACAGATTCTATTGACAACGCTACATATCTGCTTGATCTCTTTAATAAGACTGGAGAGACAGTTTCATTCGATAGCATTGTGGCTGTCAGTATCAATTCACTATACCTGTAAAATGTCGTATCTTCTGCAGTAAAATAGTTTAAAAGATAGAGCGAGGAATAGAACGTATCGCTTTCCACCTTTTTGAACAGAACCTTTAAGCCGTTAACGTAAAATTCCCTTAATTCATTGTATTCCAATGGTTTAGGTAAATATTTTGACTCTTCCTGAACCAAATTCACCTTTGTACATCCGAATACAGAAAAGATTGAAAGGACTATTAATATCGATGTAACAGCGTACATAATGAGAAAAACTAATTACATTTGGTAAGCATGGCAAGCACTGTCTGAATTATTATCCAGGATCGGATATGCCTGTTTGCTCTGACATATAGTAAAAACGGCACTATTAACCGGAGAATCGGTAAGTAAGTTTCTAATTTACAAGAATTTCGTGATGGTAGATGAAGGAGTTTTACTGCCGAATATGTCTGTAAAAACCGTTCTACCAGATGTCTAAATATTTGCACCATTGCAGTATCTTGCGTAGCTATTATAAAATTAACTATATATAGCATAGGTGGACAGATTATATTAACTCTTTATCTGAATTGCCTGCCTTTTTACAGGTTTATACTTGACTTACCTTCTAAGCTCTCAATATATTCACACCAGCAAATTTCTTAAACGGAAATATGTTAAAAACTTTGAGGATTAATATGAGCAAAAAGAATTACGCCCTTCGCGGTTCAGTAATAATTTTCATACCAATATTAGCGCTATTCATTTCCGGATGTGCCGTATTAAAGCCTTTCGGTCTCAGCGGAGACGAAAAAGGAGACGGGCAGGAAGTAACGCCGCTCTTTCAGTCTGAACGGCGGAGCGGAGATCAACAGCCCGCTCCGCAGCAAGAAGAGTCCGGAATAGCAGCCGGAGGCAACGGTGCGCAGCCCGCTTCCAGAGGCTTGGTGACTCAGCGCGTAGGCGCAAGACCTTCTACTACAGAAATATCTGAACTGCGGTTTGAACTAAAGAGGATTCAGGCTGAGATATCACACCTCAACTCAGAGATTACTAATTTGAATAACCGCTCTGAGATGTGGCGGGACCCGCAGGGAGTATACAATAAAAAGATAGTACTGACAAACGGAACGATTTTTTACGGAAACGTAGTGTATCAAGACGAGCAGTTTGTAAAAGTGGAGACACTTATCGGCAGCTTAGTTCTTCGACGCAATTCTATAAGCAGGATAATTGAAAATACGTCCGATTATGCGGCTCTGGACCTGGCAACAACTCAACCGAGACCGCTTTCAAGCAGGCCTTACGCCACAAGAGAGACCAGAGGAGGCTTTGCACCTTCATCTACAGAGCGTGGACTCGCAAATGTCGTTATCGAAAGCCCCATTAAAGAAAGGAAAGATAAGAGCGGAAACACGGTATTTACCGGTGTTTTAAAGAATACCGGAAATAAAAGGGCTGATTTTGTTAAAATAAATTTCATTATCAGAAAAGACTGGTCCGGCAACACCGAAACTTATACTACTTTCGTCAACGGTGCGCAATATACTTATGCAAGCGGTGTTACTACCGATACAACCTTACCGCCGAGCGCTACGGGACCTTTTGAGATCTATATTCCCCGATCAATAGGAACATTTATAGGATATTCTTACTCTATAGACTGGGAGGAGTATGAATAACAGCTCTTTACTGATTCTTGCTGCATTTTTTATTATCCCCTCCTGCGGTGGCTCAGCCCCTAACGGGAATAACATGGAAAATAACGGTACCGTTTCGAGGAACATTGAATTGATGGACTTGAGATCTTCCGTGATTATACTGCAATCAGAAATTATAGATCTTAAAGAAAAGTTGAGAGATGCCGAAGGATTGAATTTAAGCTTACATGCTCAATTGGCGGAGAAGAACTCGCGGCTCGGCACACTTGAAAACCTTCCTGATGTTAAGCCCGCGGGCTCCACGGCCTCGCTTCAGTATCAATTTTCTCCGAATGCGTCAGAACTGTCATTTGAGTTTGACGCTATGTACAAGTCGGCGCTTGCTTTATACTTTGACTCCGACTACGAAGATGCTATTATTGCCTTTGATGAATTAGGAGTATTAGACGACTCAAATCCCCTTTCCGATAATGCTCAATACTGGAAAGGAGAGTCTTACTACGGTCTTGGCGAATGGGGTAAAGCTTTGAGCGCATTTGAAACTGTATTGACTTATCCTCAAAGCAATAAGAACGATTATGCTCAGTTCAAGATCGGGCTTTGTCTTTTGAAAATGAACAATAAATCTCAGGCAAATGCGGCATTCCAAACTTTATTGGAGAGCTATCCGGACAGCGAATTGATTTCAAGAGTGACTAAATTAATGAATAGGACTCAGTAGATGAAAATATCTATAGCCCTGACAGTTTTTGCTTCATTTATCCTTCTTAGCGGATGCGGCGGCTCTGGAGCAAGCACAGATAGAACGGGCATTCCCTATGCCTTCATCGAGCCGAAAGAAGACAATAAACTAAGCGCAAGCGATAAGGGAGGCGGGGACAAAGCAGATCAATTCGAGGAGGTTTTTACACCTCACCCGGTAATTCCACTTGAAAGCGCTTTGAATATCAATGATACAAAGAATCGGCAGCATGAAGAATTTTCAAATTATGAAGGTGTGATGTACGACCTCGGAGCGCAAATCGGCGGAGAAGAGACTAAAAACCCCGAAAAAAGCTTGCCTGCTGTTGACCCCATGCTCGAAAGCATTCGACAGGACTTAATGATAAAATGGGCTTATACAGAAGAGGACATACATTCCTCCGACAAAAGTTCCGGTTCAATCGAGGAGATAGAAAAGCGGATATCGAGCATCGAAAACAGCATAAAGGGGGATATGGCTGCCCTCAGGAGCGAAAACCTGAAGCTTTTGAGCAGGCTGCAGAAATTAGAAAAACAGGTTACTGTAAAATCGAATACACGGAAGAAGACTCCGGTTGCAAAGAGTGAAAAGAAGCCTAAGAGGCAGCTGCCGGTTAAAGTGAAAAATGCGACTCCGCCTAAATCATTTAAGGAGCTTTACGCTAAAGCCCTTTCGGAATACAGAGACAGGAATTTCAAGTCCGGTATCAGGCTGTTCAGCTCACTTTTATCCATTGACAAAAATCACAGCCTTTCCGACAATGCACAATACTGGATCGGCGAATGCTATTACCATATGGCAGATTATAGAAGAGCTCTCCGCGAGTTTGAGAAAGTACTTAAATACAAAGATTCGAATAAAAAGGACTCGGCGATACTCATGAGAGGCAAGGCTCTTAAACACTTGGGACAAAACGACAGCGCTCTCAAGCAGTTTCGCTCTCTGATAACACGATATCCGAGAAGTGCGTACACCAAACGAGCGCGTGAACTGATCGCCGAATTGGAAAAGAGCTAGGGAAACAGCCGTCTAACTATAGATAGATGAAAAAACAAACCACAATTTACCTTCTGGCTATATTCCTTTTGGGAAGCAGTACAACTGACGCCCAAACCCGGGTTGGATTCACCTCTATCGGCAATATGATCAACATCCCGACTACAAGCCATATAATCGGACCCGATTTTTTGAGATTTGGTTTCGGATTCGAGCTGAACAGCTTTTCTCCATTTAAATCAAGTCAGGGAATATTTTTCGACTTCGAACCTTCATCCAAATACCGGTTTGGCATTACCGCATTGAAGGGATTCACGTCTGACACTTCGGCGCTTGCTATCGATCCTCCTCCGGAATTCGGCTTTTCCTTCCAGAGGAACATATTCACTTATGAGAACATGTCCGTAGCTGCCGGGGTTACAAACATAATTTTCACGGAAACCCTCATCGATTTTGAGACGGTTTTAAGTTCCAAGATAGCAGATTTTTCTTTTTATGGAATGGTAAGCCGAGAACAGGAATTTGAACTTTATCGGTTAAAATGGCATGTTGGCATAGGGACCGACAGGTTCCTTCCGTTTGATACTTTGAAGACAACAGCGTCGGACGTGGGAATATTTGCCGGGTTTGACTTGAGGACAGCCTTCCTCCCCCAGATAGGCGGACTGCGGATACTCGGTGAGTTCGACGGAAGAGGAATGAATATCGGAACCAAACTGCCGTTGACACGCGATTATACAGTCAACCTTGCAGTGATGCAGATTGAGAAAATTCTGAGTTTCGGAAAGATCACCGAATCGAAATTTCCGGGAATTAGTCTCGGATTGTCGATAAACTTCCCCCGCAAGATACCGGAGGAAATAATCGAACGGCCGATCGGACTGGCTGCAGCCGGCAGGGTAGACCTTCCCCCAGGCGTTGTAGGGGAACCCGGCCTTCTGGTTCCGTCAGGCTATATGTCGCCTGAAGAGGTTCAGATGATGCGCGATTCGATTTCATTCGCAGGACAGCAAATCAAGACACTGAACGACTTGGCGATGATGCTCCGGCAGAGAGTAAACGTTCTTCAAGATTCTGTTCAGATAGTCAAAACGGAGAGGTTCGCACTGGAGCAAAACATAAATGCCGCATTAAAGCATCTCTCCCGTTCTCTGAGGTATTTTTA
The genomic region above belongs to Candidatus Neomarinimicrobiota bacterium and contains:
- the menA gene encoding 1,4-dihydroxy-2-naphthoate octaprenyltransferase, producing the protein MSEELMTDNSQGSGSKIKAWIQAVRVFSFTASMVPIVVGGVLAIYYEGEVRWILFPIVAVCSILYHAATNLISDYFDHKKGVDKNYTFGSSRVIQDGLLEPEKLLKAGSLLFGVAALLGILLIYVRGETMLWLGVAGLVGGYAYTGKPIAYKYKALGDVLVFLLMGPLMVFGSYYALTGDYSTSVIIISLPIGFLVTAILHANNHRDIVHDADAGAKTIAGILGHSGSKIFYYFLIAGAYGTVVYMVTEGILSQWSLIVFLSLPPAFKNIKSISGNKPGDFETIAMIDVQTAQLHLLFGVLLTVSLLIGVFLA
- a CDS encoding tetratricopeptide repeat protein, which encodes MKISIALTVFASFILLSGCGGSGASTDRTGIPYAFIEPKEDNKLSASDKGGGDKADQFEEVFTPHPVIPLESALNINDTKNRQHEEFSNYEGVMYDLGAQIGGEETKNPEKSLPAVDPMLESIRQDLMIKWAYTEEDIHSSDKSSGSIEEIEKRISSIENSIKGDMAALRSENLKLLSRLQKLEKQVTVKSNTRKKTPVAKSEKKPKRQLPVKVKNATPPKSFKELYAKALSEYRDRNFKSGIRLFSSLLSIDKNHSLSDNAQYWIGECYYHMADYRRALREFEKVLKYKDSNKKDSAILMRGKALKHLGQNDSALKQFRSLITRYPRSAYTKRARELIAELEKS
- a CDS encoding tetratricopeptide repeat protein: MKKQTTIYLLAIFLLGSSTTDAQTRVGFTSIGNMINIPTTSHIIGPDFLRFGFGFELNSFSPFKSSQGIFFDFEPSSKYRFGITALKGFTSDTSALAIDPPPEFGFSFQRNIFTYENMSVAAGVTNIIFTETLIDFETVLSSKIADFSFYGMVSREQEFELYRLKWHVGIGTDRFLPFDTLKTTASDVGIFAGFDLRTAFLPQIGGLRILGEFDGRGMNIGTKLPLTRDYTVNLAVMQIEKILSFGKITESKFPGISLGLSINFPRKIPEEIIERPIGLAAAGRVDLPPGVVGEPGLLVPSGYMSPEEVQMMRDSISFAGQQIKTLNDLAMMLRQRVNVLQDSVQIVKTERFALEQNINAALKHLSRSLRYFYSTQYRSALEEVETAIEYNPNLALAYARRGSIFYKLGDTERAVMNWNIALQLDPEYDDIRNILRAMGENRLRVTSFRR
- a CDS encoding tetratricopeptide repeat protein, giving the protein MNNSSLLILAAFFIIPSCGGSAPNGNNMENNGTVSRNIELMDLRSSVIILQSEIIDLKEKLRDAEGLNLSLHAQLAEKNSRLGTLENLPDVKPAGSTASLQYQFSPNASELSFEFDAMYKSALALYFDSDYEDAIIAFDELGVLDDSNPLSDNAQYWKGESYYGLGEWGKALSAFETVLTYPQSNKNDYAQFKIGLCLLKMNNKSQANAAFQTLLESYPDSELISRVTKLMNRTQ